Proteins encoded together in one Telopea speciosissima isolate NSW1024214 ecotype Mountain lineage chromosome 6, Tspe_v1, whole genome shotgun sequence window:
- the LOC122664534 gene encoding uncharacterized protein LOC122664534 → MLEMQRGLLQGIPPPPPPANRERSYSPKHSEHHNNANDARRRNREIPRNTKNQDSYMTKFEQALNDKVLELQDQLQEVIKGKNQAPTHDFHFTTDLAFTDEVRFEPLPKGFKMPAIEQYAGLTDPEDHLETFKSILFFQGALDAIMCRAFPSTLKGAAWQWFSCLPPRSFSNFTALGRAFLAHFVSSKIHKKTVANLLAIKQQPKESIRNFLTRFNKEALQVQNLDSMVKFQALRSGIRDIKLKKSLIMDEPGDMYELFSRCEKYINLAEVLAAEREDKIEKRPPTRKEEIPQEVGAKRNRDDEDGKKGKDDRKAWIPRVPERESKPKYTALTHTRAYVLNEIKDQVTLRWPAKMVKPAYEHNKNKYCHFHQDHDHDTEECRQLKDEIEALIQRGRLNRFVKKEANNRNMDSRAREPEERRKSSPKADKEEPLRGKPHIENAPLREITTIFGGPSMGGKTSNSRKQHARNVIQTETVIKKRRTSYPISFSDEDLIDIQTPHDDALVIKMVITNCTMGRILVDNGSSVDVLYYDAFEKMLLKPEMLKRVESPLYGFNGIPVQVEGSIELLVTVGTEPKLSTVMMDFLVVKVNLAHNGILGCPGLNAL, encoded by the coding sequence ATGTTGGAAATGCAACGCGGTCTTCTACAGGGGATAcctccaccaccgccaccagcAAATAGAGAAAGATCTTATTCCCCTAAGCACAGTGAGCACCACAATAATGCGAATGATGCTCGACGAAGGAACAGGGAGATCCCACGGAACACTAAGAATCAAGATTCATATATGACGAAGTTTGAACAAGCTCTGAACGACAAAGTCTTGGAACTCCAAGATCAGTTACAAGAAGTCATAAAGGGAAAGAACCAAGCTCCGACTCACGATTTCCATTTTACAACAGATCTGGCATTCACAGATGAGGTGCGGTTTGAACCTCTTCCGAAAGGGTTCAAGATGCCAGCTATAGAGCAATACGCCGGCTTAACTGACCCGGAGGATCATTTGGAAACTTTCAAATCCATCTTGTTCTTTCAAGGTGCTTTAGATGCCATAATGTGCAGAGCCTTTCCATCCACTCTGAAGGGAGCCGCATGGCAATGGTTTTCTTGTCTCCCTCCGCGATCTTTCTCTAATTTTACGGCTTTAGGACGGGCCTTCTTAGCTCATTTTGTAAGTAGCAAGATACACAAGAAGACAGTCGCCAATCTTCTGGCCATAAAGCAGCAACCAAAAGAATCCATCAGAAATTTTCTCACAAGATTCAATAAAGAAGCTCTGCAGGTGCAAAACCTGGATTCAATGGTAAAATTCCAAGCTCTGAGAAGTGGAATCCGAGAtatcaaattgaaaaaatcatTAATTATGGATGAACCTGGAGATATGTATGAACTATTCTCAAGGTGTGAAAAGTATATCAACTTGGCTGAAGTTCTTGCGGCAGAAAGAGAAGACAAGATCGAGAAGAGACCTCCGACGAGGAAGGAAGAAATTCCACAGGAGGTCGGAGCAAAGCGCAACCGAGATGACGAggatggaaagaaaggaaaagatgatAGAAAAGCTTGGATACCTCGGGTCCCAGAAAGAGAATCCAAACCAAAGTATACCGCACTGACGCACACCCGGGCATATGTGTTAAATGAAATCAAGGATCAGGTTACACTGCGTTGGCCAGCCAAGATGGTCAAACCAGCATATGAACATAATAAAAATAAGTATTGTCATTTTCACCAAGATCACGACCACGATACTGAGGAGTGTAGACAGCTAAAAGACGAGATAGAAGCACTTATCCAAAGGGGACGTCTCAACCGATTTGTTAAAAAGGAGGCGAACAATCGAAATATGGATTCCCGAGCTCGGGAACCCGAGGAAAGGCGCAAGTCATCTCCCAAGGCAGATAAAGAAGAACCCCTCCGAGGTAAGCCCCACATTGAGAATGCACCCTTGAGAGAGATCACAACTATATTTGGTGGACCTAGTATGGGAGGAAAAACCTCCAACTCTCGAAAGCAACATGCGCGGAATGTGATCCAAACTGAGACTGTCATTAAGAAGAGGAGGACCAGCTACCCGATATCCTTTTCTGATGAAGATCTAATAGATATCCAGACGCCTCATGACGATGCTCTAGTGATCAAGATGGTAATCACCAATTGTACGATGGGGAGAATCTTGGTTGATAATGGGAGCTCGGTTGATGTCCTATATTATGATGCGTTTGAAAAGATGCTCCTGAAACCCGAGATGCTGAAAAGAGTAGAATCCCCATTATATGGGTTCAATGGCATCCCTGTTCAAGTCGAAGGATCAATTGAGTTGTTGGTCACGGTAGGGACAGAACCCAAACTCTCTACTGTGATGATGGACTTTTTGGTGGTGAAGGTGAATTTAGCACACAATGGGATATTAGGATGCCCTGGACTCAATGCGCTATAG
- the LOC122664535 gene encoding uncharacterized protein LOC122664535, with product MELGEFNIRYKPRTAIKAQALADFLIECTNPEEEIIDIAEPEEITEEWMLYVDGSSSAQEYGAGLILTSLGGFIVQYALRFEFQTTNNGAEYEALIAGLTLAWSLVVKYITVYSDSQLIVNQVKGEYEAKESRMARYLCKVQTLIISFNRFKIIQVPRAQNASADALSRLATSNFQDLSRMVYLDVLTSPSIAQSEEVLLVEIEPCWMDPLINYLQEGALPTDKDEAKRIRMRAVRYIMIEGTLCKKAFTMPYLKCLRPSEANYVLREIHEGICGQHLGGRALAHKVIRQGYFWPYLRKEALDLVRKCQKCQKFAPVTRQPAIKLTSIASPLPFGQWRMDILGPFPKASGGKQFAVVAVDYFTKWVEAEALATITVAKVWKFFLHSVIYRYGIPRTLISDNGKQFEQKFKEYSDQYEIQLRKTSVAHPQSNGLAEATNKILLDGIKKKLETAKGLWAEELPKIF from the coding sequence ATGGAGCTAGGCGAATTCAACATCCGTTATAAACCCCGAACTGCAATAAAAGCTCAAGCCTTGGCAgattttttaatagaatgtACAAATCCCGAGGAGGAAATCATTGACATCGCAGAACCAGAGGAGATAACCGAGGAATGGATGTTGTATGTTGATGGCTCCTCTAGTGCACAAGAATATGGGGCAGGATTGATATTAACTAGCCTTGGAGGATTCATTGTACAATATGCATTGAGGTTTGAATTCCAGACCACCAATAATGGAGCAGAATATGAAGCTCTGATTGCAGGATTGACACTGGCATGGAGTTTGGTGGTAAAATATATCACTGTGTATAGTGATTCACAGTTGATAGTTAATCAAGTCAAAGGAGAGTATGAAGCCAAAGAATCTCGGATGGCCCGATACCTGTGCAAAGTACAGACCTTAATCATAAGTTTCAATCGCTTCAAGATAATTCAGGTACCTCGGGCACAGAATGCTTCTGCAGACGCCTTATCCAGATTAGCCACCTCGAATTTTCAAGATCTGAGTAGGATGGTATATCTGGATGTACTCACTTCCCCAAGCATAGCACAATCCGAGGAAGTATTATTGGTGGAAATAGAACCTTGCTGGATGGACCCGTTAATTAATTACTTGCAAGAAGGCGCGTTGCCTACCGACAAGGATGAGGCAAAGAGAATCAGGATGAGAGCAGTTCGGTACATAATGATAGAGGGAACACTTTGTAAAAAGGCGTTTACGATGCCTTATTTAAAATGCCTCCGACCATCGGAAGCAAATTATGTACTTCGGGAGATACATGAAGGCATTTGTGGACAACACCTGGGGGGCAGAGCACTAGCCCACAAAGTCATCCgacaaggatatttttggccatatctcCGCAAGGAAGCATTAGATCTTGTTCGCAAATGCCAGAAATGTCAAAAGTTTGCACCTGTCACACGTCAACCAGCGATCAAACTCACTTCCATTGCAAGTCCCTTACCTTTCGGCCAGTGGAGAATGGATATATTGGGACCCTTTCCCAAAGCATCTGGAGGCAAACAATTTGCAGTAGTGGCTGTTGATTATTttaccaaatgggtagaagcagaAGCATTAGCAACCATCACTGTGGCAAAGGTTTGGAAATTCTTTTTACATTCGGTTATATACAGGTATGGAATCCCGAGGACCCTCATCTCCGACAATGGAAAGCAGTTTGAACAGAAATTCAAGGAGTACAGTGACCAATATGAGATTCAATTGAGGAAAACCTCGGTAGCAcatcctcaatccaatgggctAGCAGAAGCAACGAATAAAattctattagatggaattaaGAAGAAACTCGAAACGGCTAAAGGATTGTGGGCGGAAGAATTACCTAAAATTTTTTAG